A genomic stretch from Lathyrus oleraceus cultivar Zhongwan6 chromosome 2, CAAS_Psat_ZW6_1.0, whole genome shotgun sequence includes:
- the LOC127121740 gene encoding uncharacterized protein LOC127121740, whose product MAPTKKRKETPSSDSEHDVKQNIQDIMPLNKVVGKKVPTNVPEVPIDNIFFHSVENVGKCKFEYQRRLALEIELGKDDLECKEVVSIIENVWLMKSVVGFGKYYETLVKEFIINIPTDCDNKKSKEYIKLYVRGRGMKFSPKVNNKFMGRCEDEQTEVEVIDNNVYKEITAKQVSQWPRKGKPSTSKLSVKYVMLHRIGASNWIPTNHTSTIATGLGKFTYIVGTKTMFDFGSYVFEKTLKHTSTFVVKMPSVFTSLIYGIIPSHPPGILISSDATSNRESPLSLHYRLFAETCVPNIVVTSGEGISISTSKDGIIIKLKDTYKALDETVKTCTEKKIRLERLTNALTEEVSR is encoded by the coding sequence ATGGCTCCTACTAAGAAAAGGAAGGAAACACCTTCAAGTGACTCTGAGCATGATGTCAAACAGAATATTCAAGACATCATGCCACTAAATAAAGTTGTTGGGAAAAAGGTCCCTACTAATGTGCCTGAAGttcccattgacaacatctttTTTCACTCTGTTGAGAATGTTGGAAAATGTAAGTTTGAGTACCAAAGGAGGTTGGCTTTGGAAATAGAACTTGGGAAGGATGACCTTGAATGTAAGGAGGTAGTAAGTATTATTGAGAATGTATGGTTAATGAAGAGTGTTGTTGGGTTTGGTAAGTATTATGAAACACTAGTAAAGGAGTTCATTATAAACATTCCTACGGATTGTGACAATAAGAAGAGTAAGGAGTACATAAAGTTGTATGTGAGAGGTAGAGGTATGAAGTTTTCTCCTAAGGTGAATAATAAGTTTATGGGAAGGTGTGAGGATGAGCAGACTGAAGTAGAAGTAATTGATAACAATGTTTACAAAGAAATCACTGCCAAACAGGTGTCACAATGGCCAAGAAAAGGCAAGCCGTCAACTAGCAAGTTGAGTGTGAAGTATGTTATGCTTCATAGGATAGGAGCTTCCAATTGGATTCCTACAAATCATACCTCAACCATAGCTACTGGTTTGGGTAAATTCACTTACATTGTTGGAACCAAAACCATGTTTGATTTTGGGTCTTATGTTTTTGAGAAAACCCTGAAGCATACTAGTACTTTTGTTGTGAAAATGCCTAGTGTTTTTACCTCTCTAATTTATGGAATAATTCCGAGTCATCCCCCTGGGATCTTGATCAGTTCTGATGCAACAAGTAATAGGGAATCTCCTTTATCCTTGCATTATAGGTTGTTTGCAGAGACATGTGTCCCAAACATTGTCGTGACATCTGGTGAGGGAATTTCCATCTCAACCTCAAAGGATGGAATAATTATTAAACTGAAAGATACCTATAAGGCTTTGGATGAAACCGTCAAAACTTGCACTGAAAAGAAAATCAGACTGGAAAGACTGACAAACGCTTTAACTGAAGAGGTGTCACGGTGA
- the LOC127117854 gene encoding dihydropyrimidinase: MMMKMMNFSFQLLHILFSLSFFLIISLSQVSNNQFCEDGIGYCESSSNKLLIKGGTVVNAHHQHVADVYVENGIIVTVQPNIVVEDDVYVIDATGKFVMPGGIDPHTHLEMGALGTESVDDFFSGQAAALAGGTTMHIDFIIPVNGSLTAGFEAYENKAKKSCMDYGFHVAITKWNEDVSRDMEIMVKEKGINSFKFFMAYKGIIMVNDELLLQGFKKCKSLGALAMVHAENGDAVEAGQLKMIELGITGPEGHPLSRPALLEGEATSRAIRLADFVNTPLYVVHVMSIDAMEEIAKARKSGQRVIGEPIVSGLALDDSWLWHPDFKTAAKYVMSPPIRSKGHDKALQAALATGILQLVGTDHCAWNSTQKALGVDDFRQIPNGVNGIEERMHLVWDTMVESGQISVTDYVRVTSTECARIFNIYPRKGAILPGSDADIIILNPNSSFEITAKSHHSRSDTNVYEGRKGKGKIEVTIAGGRVVWENNELKVVPGTGKYIKMAPFSYLFDGLDKIDEIYLNSLQAPVKRAKSTTSKILEI; this comes from the exons atgatgatgaagatgatgaacttCAGTTTTCAACTTCTTCATATCTTGTTCTCTCTTTCCTTCTTTCTTATCATTTCACTTTCACAAGTTTCTAACAACCAG TTTTGTGAAGATGGAATTGGATACTGTGAATCATCATCCAACAAGTTGTTAATCAAAGGTGGCACTGTGGTCAATGCTCATCACCAACATGTTGCTGATGTTTATGTAGAAAATGGAATCATTGTTACTGTACAGCCAAATATTGTG GTTGAAGATGATGTGTATGTGATAGATGCCACTGGCAAGTTTGTGATGCCAG GAGGCATTGATCCTCACACACACTTAGAGATGGGCGCTTTGGGCACTGAATCGGTAGATGACTTCTTCAGTGGTCAGGCTGCAGCGTTAGCTGGTGGAACAACGATGCATATTGACTTCATTATACCGGTTAATGGCAGTTTAACAGCTGGTTTTGAAGCCTATGAAAATAAAGCAAAGAAGTCTTGCATGGATTATGGTTTCCATGTCGCGATTACCAAATGGAACGAAGATGTTTCAAGGGATATGGAGATCATGGTCAAGGAGAAAG GCATCAACTCTTTTAAGTTTTTCATGGCATACAAAGGAATCATTATGGTCAATGATGAGCTTCTTCTTCAAGGGTTTAAGAAATGCAAGTCCCTCGGTGCTTTAGCCATGGTTCATGCAGAAAATGGAGATGCAGTTGAAGCAGGGCAACTGAAAATGATAGAACTCGGAATAACCGGCCCTGAAGGTCATCCTCTTTCAAGGCCTGCGTTG TTGGAAGGAGAGGCAACTTCTCGTGCTATTCGCTTAGCAGATTTTGTGAACACTCCTTTATATGTGGTTCATGTCATGAGCATTGATGCGATGGAAGAAATTGCGAAGGCTCGGAAATCAG GACAAAGGGTAATCGGAGAGCCAATTGTCTCTGGGTTAGCCCTCGAcgattcttggctttggcatcCTGACTTTAAGACTGCGGCAAA GTATGTCATGAGTCCTCCTATTAGGAGTAAGGGACATGATAAGGCCCTTCAAGCTGCCCTTGCAACAGGGATTTTGCAGCTGGTGGGAACTGATCATTGTGCCTGGAATTCCACCCAGAAAGCTCTCGGAGTCGACGACTTCCGCCAAATTCCAAACGGCGTCAATG GTATTGAAGAAAGAATGCACTTGGTATGGGACACCATGGTG GAATCTGGCCAAATATCGGTCACTGATTACGTCCGAGTGACGAGCACTGAATG TGCTAGAATCTTCAATATATATCCAAGGAAGGGAGCTATTCTTCCTGGTTCCGATGCAGATATTATCATCCTGAATCCAAACTCGAGTTTTGAGATAACTGCAAAATCTCACCACTCCAGATCTGATACAAATGTGTATGAGGGAAGAAAAGGAAAG GGGAAAATTGAAGTAACTATAGCAGGAGGAAGAGTTGTTTGGGAAAATAATGAACTGAAGGTTGTTCCTGGTACTGGAAAATACATAAAAATGGCTCCTTTTAGTTATCTGTTTGATGGATTGGACAAAATAGATGAAATTTATCTAAATTCTCTTCAAGCTCCAGTAAAGAGAGCCAAATCTACCACTTCAAAAATTCTGGAAATTTAA